One genomic region from Metallosphaera tengchongensis encodes:
- the acs gene encoding acetate--CoA ligase: MSKSTDEISLPFQEKVLPEVLRHRVVSVGEYMELHKKTTENYREFWESVAKDLEWYRPWDKTLDDSNPPFYKWFVGGQLNASHLAVDRHANSWRRNKVAIIWEGEPWENGPKEVRKLTYLDLFREVNRVAYVLKEVYGLKKGDAIGIYLPMIPELPIFMLAAARLGVTFTVVFSGFSSQAITDRMNDAEAKLVVTADGGWRRGKIVPLKEVVDKALENSPTVKHVLVVRRAGIKVNMVEGRDKYLDEVLSSVPLNVYVEPERVKSEDPLYILYTSGTTGKPKGIVHDTGGYLTLLHYTMNQVFDIRDTDVYWCAADIGWVTGHSYIVFGPLMEGATEVMYEGALDYPEPDRWTSIIERYQVSVLYISPTAIRSFMKQGEKWITKHDVGSVRLMHSVGEPINPEAWRWFHKHVGRSKIPFGSTWWMTETGGILISITPGGLLVPMKPGTNGPPIPGVSAEVVGEDGKPLPEEQKGYLVITKPWPGMPLTIHKDPERYVKVYWSKFPGMFLAGDYAIKDRDDYFWILGRADEVLKIAGHRIGTYELESALIQHPAVAEAAVVGVPDQLRGELAEAFVILKVGYNPDQKLKEELMKTVRENYGPIAVFKDIHFVSKLPKTRSGKIMRRVVKAVATGSPIGDVTTLEDEAAVEEVKKAYHELSEEVNRGKG; this comes from the coding sequence ATGAGTAAGTCTACAGATGAGATAAGCTTACCCTTTCAGGAGAAGGTACTCCCTGAAGTGCTGAGGCATAGGGTCGTCTCCGTGGGAGAGTACATGGAACTTCACAAGAAAACTACAGAAAATTACCGAGAGTTCTGGGAGTCCGTAGCTAAAGATCTGGAGTGGTATAGGCCTTGGGATAAGACGTTAGATGACAGCAACCCACCTTTCTACAAATGGTTTGTTGGAGGGCAGCTTAACGCCTCCCATCTAGCTGTGGACAGACACGCAAACTCTTGGAGAAGGAACAAGGTAGCGATTATATGGGAAGGTGAGCCTTGGGAAAACGGACCCAAGGAGGTTAGGAAACTCACCTATCTCGACCTTTTCAGAGAGGTCAACAGGGTTGCGTACGTTTTAAAGGAAGTTTACGGGCTAAAAAAAGGGGATGCCATAGGGATATACCTCCCTATGATCCCAGAACTGCCCATCTTTATGTTGGCAGCAGCTAGACTCGGGGTGACTTTTACAGTAGTTTTCTCAGGTTTCAGCTCCCAAGCCATTACGGACAGGATGAACGACGCTGAGGCAAAGCTAGTGGTCACCGCTGATGGGGGTTGGAGGAGAGGAAAGATTGTACCCCTAAAGGAGGTGGTGGACAAGGCCCTGGAGAACTCACCAACAGTTAAGCACGTTTTGGTTGTTAGGAGGGCAGGTATCAAGGTCAATATGGTGGAAGGTAGGGACAAGTACCTCGATGAAGTGCTCTCAAGTGTACCCCTGAACGTTTACGTCGAGCCTGAAAGAGTGAAAAGTGAAGACCCATTATACATTCTTTACACCTCAGGAACAACGGGGAAACCAAAGGGAATAGTCCACGATACCGGAGGGTATCTTACCTTACTGCATTACACCATGAACCAAGTTTTCGACATAAGGGACACTGACGTGTACTGGTGCGCTGCGGACATAGGTTGGGTCACCGGTCACTCCTACATCGTCTTCGGTCCCCTAATGGAAGGGGCTACCGAGGTCATGTACGAGGGGGCCTTGGACTACCCGGAACCGGATAGGTGGACCTCAATAATTGAGAGGTATCAGGTCTCAGTCCTTTACATTTCTCCCACAGCTATAAGGTCCTTTATGAAACAAGGAGAGAAATGGATTACAAAGCATGACGTGGGCAGCGTGAGACTTATGCATTCTGTGGGCGAACCTATAAACCCCGAGGCGTGGAGGTGGTTCCATAAACATGTTGGTAGGAGCAAAATTCCCTTTGGGAGCACTTGGTGGATGACCGAGACAGGTGGAATATTGATATCCATAACTCCTGGAGGGCTACTGGTACCCATGAAACCAGGGACTAACGGTCCGCCCATCCCTGGAGTATCGGCCGAGGTAGTAGGAGAGGACGGAAAGCCTCTCCCGGAGGAACAGAAAGGATACCTGGTTATAACCAAACCCTGGCCTGGAATGCCACTCACCATCCATAAGGACCCGGAAAGGTACGTCAAGGTCTACTGGAGTAAGTTTCCTGGAATGTTCCTAGCTGGCGATTACGCCATAAAGGACAGGGATGACTACTTCTGGATATTGGGGAGAGCCGATGAGGTCCTTAAGATAGCTGGGCACAGGATAGGGACTTACGAGCTTGAGTCCGCCCTCATCCAACACCCTGCAGTTGCTGAGGCTGCTGTAGTTGGAGTCCCAGACCAACTGAGGGGAGAGCTAGCTGAAGCCTTCGTCATACTTAAGGTAGGGTACAACCCAGATCAAAAACTAAAGGAAGAGCTGATGAAGACTGTAAGGGAGAACTACGGGCCCATCGCAGTTTTCAAGGACATACATTTCGTGAGTAAACTTCCCAAGACCAGGAGCGGTAAGATAATGAGGAGGGTCGTAAAGGCAGTTGCAACTGGCTCACCCATCGGGGACGTGACCACGTTAGAGGACGAGGCCGCCGTCGAGGAGGTAAAGAAGGCTTACCACGAACTGAGCGAAGAGGTCAATAGGGGGAAAGGTTAG